GAAAATGTCAATAAAATTGGCTTAAGATTAgagaagaaaaatttcaagttaCTAAAGAATTACCCCTCAAAGCAGTGATATCTCATTGGTTCTACAGATAAAGCAATGGTCTTAAAGCATCACCCAGACAAACGGAAAGCGGCTGGGGAACCAATCAAAGAAGGAGACAATGACTACTTCACTTGCATAACTAAAGGTGAGAAAACACTTCACACTCAGGATTTCTTAGAGCTCTTCTGTTGTTTGCAGCCACTGAGGTTCCTGTGCATGCGTGCTGTACTTGACTTAACTACCTTTCTAGTGGTTTCCACGGAGCTTCACACAGTGAGGCTGCCTTGACTTTTAACATGCACACATAACAGTCTGTTGGAAATGCAGATTCTCAGGCCCTGTCCTAGACCTGCCTGCTGCATCTGCATTTTATCAGGATCCCCAGGtgacaggttttgttttgttttaagatatgCCCAAGTCCCAGGTGATTCTTACCATCTCATCTGTACTTGatcatatatgtgtgcacatatgcatatgcatgtatgaacATATACCGGTGTGTTTGTGTAGTGCTGGCCATCAACCACCCTACCACTGAATTACAGCCCctgacccccacccccttttttattttttatgttggaGAAGTTAGGGTTTCACCAAATTGCCCAGGTAGCCTTGGAGTTAGTTCAGGCTGGGCTTTGAGTTTCCACTCTCAGCTCTTCCTTCCCGGCAGCTGGGATTTACAGGCCTGCACTGTCAGGCCTGGTCTGAGTGCTCTGTTTGGTGGTATGGGTGCTAAGCTTTTGCCATTTTAGATTGTTGGGGAACTAAACTTACTCTGGGGTTTTACTAATTTTAAATGGATTGGGATAGAGGTGACtctcagtggcagaacacttgcctggcatgtgtaaGTGTACAAGCCCCCAACTCTGCAAAGAAATAATTAAGTTGATTATAGGGTAGCTGTTTACCATGAGCCTATTATGTAAATCAGTACAGGTAACCACCATTTCGGTGTTTGCTTACATGTGATTTTATATTTTGgtagtgcttttgtttttgagatagtctctctatgcagcccaagactgacctcaaacttgagCTCTTCTTGTCCCTGCCTCCTCAATGCTGGGGTTGTAGGATTACATCACCATATGGTGTGATGCTACTTTTCAAACAATGGCACATAGGTGCACTCCTCAGATTTCTTCTCTATGGTCCGCTCTTACTCAGTGGTCAAGCAGGCTTTAGAACCTTAAAAGTTAACAGTTATGTTTTCATAACTATCCCCCAATACATCTGCCTTCTGGAGTAgtgtttattttgaggcagggtctcactcagTCTAGCCCAGGCttccttggaactcactatgtccTGGCTGGCCTTAAATGCAAAGCAGTTTCCTACCTCAGGCCACCAAGTTGTAGGATTCTAGGTAAGCCACCCTGCTCAGCATCGTACCCAGCTGAGAGTTAGTGTTCACAATTGTTTTATGATGGCCTGAAGATGTGGCTTTGGCATTTGTCCAACTTGTGCAGTGCTTTGACACTTGTCTACTTAGAAGAGTTATATCATTTTATGTCACATGATCGTTGACCACCTAAATTAAGTCCTCTCCCACCCAAAATTCAAAACTGTGAATTTGCaggtcaagatctttatttcctTTCCCCCATCTTGTTTTGCCATAATGTTGGTGCTCAGACCTCGCCCCTCCCCACAGAGCCACATCCTCAGgcaaatatttgtcttctcataGAAGAAAACGGGTATCTTCATGTGGTGTCATGTCACTTTTTTCTCAGCTTATGAAATGTTGTCTGATCCGGTAAAAAGACGGGCATTTAACAGTGTAGATCCTACTTTTGACAACTCAGTTCCTTCTAAAAGTGAAGCAAAGGACaatttttttcaagtgttttctCCAGTGTTTGAAAGGAATTCCAGGTGAGTGAAAGCACCGCCCCTCTTCAGTCACAGTGCTCACATGGCTGGCTGTGTGTTCTTCTGCTGTCCTCCATCAGTGGCTTGTTCGTAAAATAGCACCACCAGCTCTCTTCCTTTCATCTCTGCATACTGAGCCCTGATAAAAGCAGCCTGTCTGCCTTAGTAAGTAGGCTGTGGTGCTGATGTTTAAGTGACAGCACGGCCCGCTCTCGTTGCCTTTTACCAGTGACTGCCTGCGTGTCGGTATTAGCAGTTGAGGAAAGCTGTTAACCCTTACTTGATGTTGGCGGTGAAACCCTGGGCGGTGTTCATGCTGCACACAGGCTCCACACGTGCTGCTTCTGCAGCCCTGGATTCTTGTATtagaattttatttcataaagcTTCTCTAAGGAAGGGTAAATTATCAAATTCTTAAGATTAATGCATACTTTATTGCATTTAAATGACTTCAAGTAGTAGGCAGTATTAGCGGTTTTCTACGTTCTTGGCACATTTTCTGGCCTATCTTAGTTGTACATGGAGTCACCTGGGACCATGAACAGTGCCTGAGGTGCTGCTTCCTGGAGTACTCTGCTTTATTCTAATATCCCAGTATTCCCAGTGAGTGCGATTCCGTGTGGTCTGTTCCCAGACACTCTCACTGAAGCTGTAGACGACATGGGGTTCTGTATGTTGTTTAGTAGAATAGAATAGCGGGGCCACCTCATCCCCTGGTCCTTTTCAGAAATAAAGGGTGAAGGGTGGAAGTCCATCTGCATTGCTAGAGCTACAGCTTACTTCTATGctgcattcttttttaattagtttattttatttacatttgtgttttgcctccatgtatgtctgtggaagGATGTTAGATCTTCTGTAACTGAAGCttcagacagttgtaaactgccatgtgggtgctgggatttgaaccccggtcctttggaagagcagcccatgctcttaaccactgagccgcctctccagccccctgtgctGCATTTTTAGGGGGCAGCAGTGAGTGAGTTTGGGAAGAGCCCTCAGCATGTCTGGCAGCTGCCACACTGTACCGTACGGGTGGGAGATAGTTGGATTGTGTTTCACCATTATCGACCTGCTCTCCCCTGCATCGCTTAGGGCACCACTTCTGAGAGCTACACCTTTTAGTTGTAGGGGTTAAAGGGCAGAGTGCTAGAAGGGATTAATTAGTAAAAGCTGTTATTTTTAAAGGACTTGTTTTAGGTTAGGCTCCTGGTCAAAATCTTCATTTGagtcaaatttttgttttaatatttcagatggtcaaataaaaaaaatgttcccaAACTTGGTGACATGAACTCATCATTCGAAGATGTAGATGCGTTTTATTCTTTCTGGTAAGTGAATACACTTACATgatgacataatttttttttaaagatattcatTAAGTACTTGATTGCTCATCAGTTCATATTTGAATAGCAGAACTTTTACTGAACAGGTGAAATGAATAAAGATTTTCATGTAATGCTTTGTATCGTCTGtattttccttttatgtttttttcagtCCGCTCTCTATTAATGTGTTAATGAGCTCAGCTATCAATGACTTGATTgcagtagaaaataaaaattgggaATTAACCCATTCATTGAGCCATCTTTTGGAGGGGCATGGTTTTTTaagtagggtctcactatgtaaccttggctggcctcaaactcacagatatccaccttcctctgcttcccaagaacTGTGACTGAAGGCGTATCTGCCACCCTACCTTATTAAGCCATCTTAAAAGCATTTGAGTTCTCTGGCTAGGCTTAATGATTCATGGCTTTAATCTCtgagacacagaggcaggcagatctccctgAATTTGAGGCTAGACAGGACTACAtggggagaccctgtcttggtTTGGAAGAGTTGAGTTCTTCAAGTAGATAGTACCTTTTACCTCTAATTTTCAGTAATCACTCTATTTAGTGCATTTTGTTTATAGTatggcttttttaaaaatgtgtatgagtgtttacctGCATTTATATCTGCATACCTGGTGCCTGTGgcgaccagaagagggcattcattcattggttgtgagtcaccatgtgggtgctaggaattgaactgctgtcctttgggagagcagccagtgttcttaaccactgagtcatctctccagcctcatagtGTATTTTTTCAATCTGGCTAATCAATACAGAAACAAAgttattctaaaaaaaaagatttcagttTCGTCAGTTGGAGTGGCTTTTACATTAATATGACAAACCAGAAATAAAATAACCATTAACTATAGAGTCATCTTAAGACTTGACAGTTaacatgaagaaaggaaaaatctCAAACAACATTGTAGGGAAGTGAAAACCCTGAGAAAAGACAGCAGGGACTGCAGCTTTTGACTTTAATATCAAAAGGGAGGGAAGGGTCCATTGAAACAATTGATCTGCTTGTCATTGCTTTTAAAAGTAATACGTAgctaatgtaatttttaaaggatttatttttccAACActgtcttgatttcttttttgtgtgtattaGGTATAATTTTGACTCTTGGAGAGaattttcttatttagatgaagaagaaaaagaaaaagctgagtGGTATGTATGCTAGTCACTATTAAAGGAACACTCAGTGGTACAGAGGACCAAATCTAAAGCATAGTGTCACTGAGCCATATATCCAGCCTTTTCTTTAACacaaattctgtgtgtgtgtgctagagaTTAGTCTTAAGACGCTGCATAAGGTAGGCAAGTATTTTACCACTGAACTGTATCCCAGCCACTTCATCATTTGTTATTTATTGTGGGAGATTCAGATTTGTCATGCCCTGGGTATGGAGACCAGAGAATAACTTCCTGGACTTAGTTCTCTTCTCGTACGCCTGATTCCAGGGGTCAAACTCATCAGATCCTTGGGCTTGAAGGCAAGCATGGTCACCATCTTGCCAATAtccagacttttaaaaaatatttatcgTCTGGAATGtgctttgatcatatttaccctctTGTCTCGCTGCCCTGGAAGCCTTCCTGCCACACAcggtcttcctttctttcctgcctgtCTGTTGTTTAAATACCCACTAAATTTAACCACGGTTCtttgcctgtgcctgtgtgtagtTCTGAGCTGCTACCATGGAGGAAAAGTTACCCTTCCCCTGTTAACTGCCAGCAGCTCCTCCGTGAGGGGTGGCCCCTCATATGTTCCTCCTCTATCTATGATGCATGTTGACAGGCTTAACCTTGTGCAGGAGCCACGGCTTCTGTGCGTTCATGATTGCCGTGCCCACGCCATGTCCAGGAGACGTGTCTCAGCACTCCCCATCCTGCATCTGCCAcagtctttcttcttcctgttctgCGATGTTCCCAAGCCTGGGGGGTCATTGAGCACAGGCCATGCTATACACGCTGCACAGTCAGTCATTCTCAGCTTGATAGCCACTTCCCACTgtaaagaagcttttctgattaAGAGGAAGCTGCACTAATCTGCAGATTCAgtatttgcatatattttatatcatgTATATTATAGTAATATGTAACACGTTAAGATACATGATatagacaaatatttagaaggcaatgtGACAATGTTTCTATTTAGCAAAACAGTGATAGTAGATTCCCCACTATGGCCTATAATCTTTCCATCCATGagcttttgaccaggtttacatTACCAGGCATGAATTCTGTCTTTCGGAGTGGACCTTAAATCCAGTCATAAAGTGATGGTCACCCTATAACTGAGTCATGGCCACTATTACACCAGTAAGCACATTTTGGTAATaggctgggtttgtttgttttatgtatatgtgtgagtgcccACGTGTGTATGTGCATTATGCACATGCCTGGTGCAgcaagaggccaaaagaggacgtTGCATTCCCTTGCAGGCAGGTGTAATCTGCCAGTGTGAGTGCTGAGCAccaaagtcaggtcctctggaagaacagcaagtgttgtcaacctctgagcctcctctccagccctgatataTAATGTTCAAATTCCTTCTCATGAGCTAGGTGGGGCCAAATAGGTTAGGATACACTTAAGAAATTGTAAAGGAAAAATACTGTCAGAATAGCTCAGCTCCATAAACACTTCTCTTGATTGCTAAAGctagttttagtttttttgttgttgtgttttgttttgttttgttttgtttccattgttaATGTGTAGGAAAATTTTTTGAACATAAATACCGGGAAAAACAATCAAAATTAATACTAAACACAGCCCATCTTTAAATAACAAGAATGAGGTGTTTTGTGTCTTACAGTCGTGATGAGAGGAGATGGATTGAAAAGCAGAACAGAGCAACAAGGGcccaaagaaaaaaggaggaaatgaacagaatAAGAACATTAGTTGGTAAGTATAATTAATGCTTTgggggtttggggtttttttttggttttggttttttgttttattttgttttgttttgaggcatggtttctctctctagccactggctgtcctggactcactttttagaccaggctgtcctctaactcacagagatccacctgcatctacctccctgagtgctgggattgcaggtgtgcaccaccaaccccagatgcttttttttttaagttattttaattttgattaattGAGAAGATTAACTTGTTTTTTTGTATAGATAATGCTTACAGTTGTGACCCAAGGATAAAAAAGtttaaggaagaagaaaaggccaagaaagaagcagaaaagaaagcaaaagcagaagCTAGACGGAAAGAACAAGAAGCCAAAGAAAAGGTAAGACATTGGTATGTGATGCTGTGGGCTTCAGGCCCTGGAGGTGGAATAATTAGAATCAGTATTGGGTACCGATGTGAGTGACTTGactttaaggttttgttttggggcagggtctcataactggcttggagctcactatagaccagtctggccttgaccCTGtggagatgtgcctgcctctgccaccacacCCATCCTCTTTGTGACTTTGAGACACGGCCTCTCCTACTCCGCAGCTGTGCATGCACCGCTTGAGCCTAGCTTGTGAGTGACTCTTAACAAGCTGGTTAGGTCTCTTTCAACAGAGTCttactgaacaaacaaacaatcaaaattcATCACTGAAAACATCCTTCAGATTTCTCATATTTCTtattttaagttgttttgttttatttgatgcAGGGCCTcaactatgtagccttggctggtctggaacttactataggccaggctggccttaaactcagagatctgcctgcctctggtctctgcctccagagcacttggattaaagttgtgccACTGTACCCggccttaagatttatttttatttttgcttgttatatatatatatatgtgtgtgtgtgtgtgtgtgtgtgtgtgtaagtgtctgTTCTAGTGTATGTCACATGTGTACTCATGCGTGATGAAGGAGAAAGGGGCACTGGATGCCCTGAAGATGGAATTAAGGCAGTTGGGTACTAGGAACCAGACttgggctttcaggtgtgctcttaactgctgagccttggtttatttttaatgtctgtttaatattttctaataagtAAAACTTTGTAATTTATAGAGTTTGGCCAGTTGTCCttaacttttttctgtttttagatttttatttatacatatgaacactctatttgcatgtatgcctatatgacagaagagaacatcagatcccattatagatggttgtgagccaccatgtggttgctgggaattgaactcagaacctctggaagagcagacagtgctcttaaccactgagccatctctctagccctctctgTAACTTTAATTAATCATAAGTTGATATCATCTTATTTCTAATTCAATAAAAAACTGAACTTTTACATAAGATCATAATGCTTTTAGAAACACTAGTAtcattattaaaatgtttttgctCATCTTTTTAAAGCAAAGACAAGCTGAATTAGAAGCTGCTCGGTTGgctaaggaaaaagaggaggaagaagttaGACAGCAAGCATTGTTGGCCAAGAAGGAAAAGGATATCCAGAAAAAAGCCATTAAAAAGGAAAGGCAGAAACTTCGGAATTCATGCAAGGTATGCCAGACTGCTGGGGCAGCTGCCCACATGGGCACCCAAGATGAAACATGAAGGTATTTCCTCTTTCACCATGCACAAACATGTGAACACAGTTTATCTTCAAATGCAGGCTTAGGGAGTTGCTGtgttttatttggttgttttttgaggtaaggtctcaTTTTTACTacgtttatgtgtgtatatgggtgCACACAAGCAATGGTCCACGTATGGAGAGTAAGTTTTCTCCTCACACCATTTGGGGCCTGGGGATTGCACTTAGTTGTTATGCTGGGAGGCAGgttctttaaccactgagctatttcacCAGCCTGAatgagggtctcatgtagccttgcCTGCTTTGAAGTGTGTAGCTATGGGGCCCTAGGGAGATCACCTCAATACCATGATTTCTTCCCCTGTACTTCTCATGAAACTAAGACAGTCAGCAGCGTGTGGCACACTCAACAAGTTTTTGCTCAGATTCCTTGCAGTAGGAGAGATGTAAACCCTTCTGCCTCTCCTAATATCCCAACAACAACCTGAGGGACAATTCCACCAAGCTCACTCTGGGGAGCCAGTGTGTCTATTGCCTTTCCTACAGATTATAAGTGAGGAGTTACTTAAAGGAGTGGTGGTATCTCGGTTACACCTCCCACCCCAGGTCTTTCCTCACCTCTTTACTCTCACCCCTCCCTAAAGCTACATGCAGTTAACGAAGTTAATGTTAAGCAGGTGTTAGGGAGTGGATGGATGCTCCGGTGAGTCTTGTGTCCCTCCCACCCCTCCATGAAAAGATGTAAACAGTCAGCTGGGCaatggtggagcacgcctttaatcccagcccttgggaggcagaggcaggtgtatctctgagttcaaggatagctgGTCTACAGttggagtttgaggacagctaaggctatacagaaacCCCTTCTTGGGGGATGGAGGGGAGTTAGCCAGGCACCatggcatatgcctataatctcagcaattgggggaggcagaggcagaggcaggtgggtctctgtgagttctaggctagcctgggctagagtccaggacagccaagggtatagAGAGAGCCGTTTCTAGAGCAAAATAGGCTACTGTTGGCTCAGGTTGTATGGTACAGTTAGAGGAGTGAACATTACAAGTGCCTTAGTTCCTTGCATGGAATACAGGAGGAATGACATTGATACAGAAGACAGGAGAACTAAAGGTCTGGCGTGTCAATGGTGAGCCTATGGGAACACTGCAGTGGATTCTTACATGTGCAAGGGTAGAATCACTACAGATCATCAACATCTTGATAGCACTAGAAACCATGCAAGTAGATGACATCACCCTGGGATGGCATGAATGAGGAGAGTAGAGGTGGGGACACCCCCTAGGAAATAGCAGTATGGAAGCCTGAGGAGACCTGACAGATAGGAGAATCTTTAGTGGTAGTTAAAAAGCCTGGGTGTCTGCCCACAGGAAAAGCAGCATTGGGACTTCAGTGAGAACCATAACCCACAGGTTAAAAGCAGCAGAAAATGAGAAATGGAAGGCATGACTGTTGGCAGCAACGTTTTCCAGCTGCCAATTATTTGTACATTCACGTACATAAATCTGTTCCATTATGAGTATAATCTTTAGTTAATCAGATTTTTTGTTAATAGCTTCTGTTACTTAGCATACTATATTACAACCCCTTTAAAACTTTTCATATTTAAGTTTTCCAATAAACTTTCCCATTCAGCACATTCAGACAGCAGAAAACTGGGGGTGAGGAGGGCTGTCAACTTCCTGATCCTTAAGTATCAGCAATTGCTGTGAGTTTCCAGCATCCATGTATATTCTGCACTCTCTTCTCATTTGCACCCCAACTCACATTTGGTTTGCTGATCAGTGAAAACACTGAGAATACAGCTGGTGTATCATCACATCCACAAGCTCTTGGGAAGCTCATGCTTTCTTTCGGCTTGGCTGATGGTGTACTTACATGTCTGTAGTGTTGGAGATGGAAAATGGAAACATTTGCATTTGTACTTCTAGAACTGGAATCACTTTTCAGACAATGAGGCAGATCGTGTTAAAATGATGGAAGAAGTGGAAAAACTTTGTGACCGGCTTGAACTAGCAAGGTATATCTAAGATGCCTCTGACAGCTTCTTACAGGTTCCAGATAATTTTAAACCACCCTTATCCCAccctattgtttttctttttgcagtgtgtgtgtgtgtgtgtgtcttgaaaATGGAGCCTgaggttttgtgcatgctaaaTAAAGGCTATGCTATGGAGCCACACTCCCAGCTTTCACTCTTTTCTGTAGCTTACAGTGTTTGAATGAAATACTGACATCATCTACAAGAGAAGTAGGAAAAGCTGCACTTGAAAAACAGGTAATAGCATACATCACTTCTGCTTATATTTGccatttaattattttacttatttcttcACCTGATGTTTAGGttacaaaaggcaaagaggatcagATTCTTCTGTGTATTTCCTagtatattttgtttatattaagtTTTTGCtgatttaaaattcatttaatacacttttggtttggtttggttttcaagataggccctgtgtagccctggctgtctagaaactcactctgtagagcaggctgattCAAACTgggagatccgcctgcttctgcctcccaagctttGGAATTAAAGACTTGAAGCACTACTGCCTGGCTAACATGTATTTTTCAATCATGTAGTATTTAGTTTGGAGTCTTTAGCATATTagttatggtttgtttgtttgtttgtttgtttgcttaagtattgatttaaaaattgttttgatCATTCCCAGAGTATTTCATAGGCTAacatttataaacaaaacaaacaaaaaactttgttATGTCTAATCATaccttttattttatagaaaagcAATTAGGAAGGCCAGAAACTGAATTCACTTCAACAAGTATCAGTGCCTAC
This Meriones unguiculatus strain TT.TT164.6M chromosome 21, Bangor_MerUng_6.1, whole genome shotgun sequence DNA region includes the following protein-coding sequences:
- the Dnajc2 gene encoding dnaJ homolog subfamily C member 2 isoform X2; this encodes MLKTLDPKDWKNQDHYAVLGLGHVRYKATQRQIKAAHKAMVLKHHPDKRKAAGEPIKEGDNDYFTCITKAYEMLSDPVKRRAFNSVDPTFDNSVPSKSEAKDNFFQVFSPVFERNSRWSNKKNVPKLGDMNSSFEDVDAFYSFWYNFDSWREFSYLDEEEKEKAECRDERRWIEKQNRATRAQRKKEEMNRIRTLVDNAYSCDPRIKKFKEEEKAKKEAEKKAKAEARRKEQEAKEKQRQAELEAARLAKEKEEEEVRQQALLAKKEKDIQKKAIKKERQKLRNSCKNWNHFSDNEADRVKMMEEVEKLCDRLELASLQCLNEILTSSTREVGKAALEKQIEEVNEQMRKEKEEADARMRQASKNAEKSTGGSGSGSKNWSEDDLQLLIKAVNLFPAGTNSRWEVIANYMNIHSSSGVKRTAKDVISKAKSLQKLDPHQKDDINKKAFDKFKKEHGAAPQADSAAPSERFEGPCTDFTPWTTEEQKLLEQALKTYPVNTPERWEKIAEAVPGRTKKDCMRRYKELVEMVKAKKAAQEQVLNAGRAKK